In the Fimbriiglobus ruber genome, GGAAGGCGGGATCGGTCCGTCATCGAGATCGGCGTCAGGGTCGCAGGTGTACGCCTCTTGGCGGTAATCGATGTAGTCTTCCCACTGTGACCAATACCCATAATCGCGGATCATCCCCATTCCTCAATACACCGTCTGTACCAGTTTCACCTTCGCATACGGGGCAATATCCGTACTGATCATCGCCCCGTGCAAATCCACCGTCACCACGCGCAAGTACATGTTCTTCGCTTCTACGGGGTTCCCCCCCTGATTCAGCACGAACAGCCGGTCGCCACGCTGGATGCCCAGATAATTCGTCCACATCACGTGGCTGACCTGCCACCCTTCCGTCGACCCCTCGACCTGCTGTTCGCTGGTCGACTGCTCGCCGATGTAGCACTTGATCGACGCGATGCGGGTGGTCCACGCGAGTACGTTGCCCCCGTCCGCGTCCTGGGTGGACGATTCCATTTCGACGCGGGCGCGGTGAACGAGGAGGTCGTCGCCGATGGGGTCTGCCATGACCCGGAAAGTGGGGCGGGGGCGGGAACTAGACCACTGGCGACGTCACCCGCGGTTTCGCTGCCACGACTGCTCGCCCGACGATCCCGAATGCTTCGTCAACCGTGTATCCTTTTTGGATGAGAATCTTGACTTGCTGTAAAGCCGTGTGCGGGCTGCCGATTTCCCACGGTTCGCCCACTTCAGGAATAGCGTACATCGCGGGAATTTCGTTCCCAGACATGGGCAGCCTCACGGGTATCGGCCCCCAACCTCCGGGAGCCTTACGTGAGCATCCTACCCGCCCCGTTGCCTGAGTCGTAATCCCGGCCGCCGTCACTCAGGCAACGCGCCCAGTTAGGATGCTGGTGTTGGCGAAATCACCGACGAAATCAATCGAGGAACACATGAACGCAGCCGATTTGGAAACTCTGTCGAATGGCCTGTCCGCCCTGAACGGCGTCATTGTGGGACTGTCCGCCAACGCGACCGATGGAGACGTGATCCGTGAGCGGACTCATGAAACGTGCGAAAAGATGTGCGAGGTACTGAAGAAATACAGCCCGGCGTCGGCGGGATGGGTGTGCGAATCGCCCGATAAGGAGCCGGCGACCAAGCCGTCTGCTAATTCACGAACCGTCACGCCCAAGGAAGCCGGAGAAATCCTGCGAACCGACCGAGACCACCACTTTGCCGGAGCCAGCAGCGACTACGAATCTGAGGCATATCGGCTTGCTGCTGACATGCTCACCGGGAAGTGGGCGACATGCGACCGTGACCGCGAACCGGTCATCCTTCGTGGTGGCAAGATCATGACCCAAACCAGCCGGATAATCCTCCAGGCGGTTGCGCTGGCCGGGAAAGGGATAATGCTCCCGGTCGTCACGTTCCCTGCGTAGCACCCGGCCGAACAAGGGGCCAACGGATTGGCCCCGTCTAGCCCATCGCAATCACCCGCCGCTTCCGCCGAAACAACGCATTCGCCAACTGGTCGGTCAAAAACGGCGTCACCCCCGGCCCATTACTCCCCGTCTGCCGCTGGAACGGCGTAATACTGAACGACACGTCCCCCAGGCTCCGGTTCCCCTTGTACCCCAAACCCAGATTCTGTTGAAACTTCCACCGCGCCCCGGCCTCCGCGTACATCGCCTCCACGATGTCGGGCGGCACGCACGGCCCCACGGTATACGTCACGCGGATGCACCCCCGCGCGGGCTCCAGCGTGTAGGCCAGCCGGTCCGGGGCAACTTGCCACCTGAAGTCCCAGACGGTCCGAATACGGCGGAGCAGGTTCGGCGGCTGGAAAAAGTAGTCCTGCCCGAGCGTCAGGACGGTAGAGACGCCGCACGGCGAGTCGATCGCCACTTGTGGCGCCGCGGCGTAGTTCTCCCCGCCAGCCGTGAGCGTGATGCTCGTGACCACGCCGTTGACGACCGTGGCAGTCGCCGCCGCGTCCGCCCCGCCCCCGCCGACGAAGATCACATTGGGAATCTGGGTGTACCCACTGCTGCCGCTGACGAGTGTTACGCCCGTGACTACACCGTTGGTGACGGCTGACGTCGCTGTGGCCGCCGGCAGTCCCTGGAAGCCTTCTGGGGTCGTCCCGGCGTGCCCGTACCAGTCCTGACGCACTTCGAGCACGCTGGATGCGGGTTGCCGCAGGACGGCCGTATCCGTCCCGTAGCCCGACAGGTATTCCGTCGTGGTGACGGGCGTGGGATCGTACCCGAGATAGTCGACCACCGCAGCCTGCAGGCCACGGAGGATCGACACCGCGATTTCGGGCGTGAGACTGGAGTCGAGGGCGACCAGCCGGGCCGGGTCGCACCAGAGGGTCGGGCACGCGGTTGACATGCTCGGAAAGTGTGACGGAGTAGGGAACTAGCGACCACCCTACCGGAACCATGCCCCCTCCGAATTAAGTGCCCACCGGAGGAACAGAAGCATGCCAACACAGCCGACGACGGCGCCGCTAAGACTTGCCCCGATCAGATACACCCAATCCATGATTCTCCTTCACATAAATAAGGTCTGTTCAGGCCGGCGTTCGGCTTACGGTGCAGAACAGCATACACCTAGGACTTCCGCCCCTTCGGACGGGACGGGCGGCGGTGGGAAAACCGGAAACACCTGCCGGCTCACCTTAATGAGAACCCGGCAGGTGTTGTTTCGCGTCAGTCTGATCCGTCGCCCCTAGCGTAAAAATACTGCACGCCCCGCACATTCACCCGCGGGATACAAAGCGTACACCGCAGGTTGTCGGTGGTCAGGCTCCGGTCCAGGGCGATCGTGATCGCTTCGGCCGTGTCGCGGACCACGAATCCGCACGATTCCATTTCGCTCATGCCGGCCGCCTCATCGGGGGTCGCGGGCCAGCCGGTCGTGATCTTGGAGTCGAACCAGCGGACGAAGGCGATCTGCTTGGGGGCGGGCGGTTCTTCGTTCACTGGAACCAACCCCCTCCTATCGGAAACCACAGGTCCACCACCTTCGTCACCATCTCCCCCGCCACCCCACTCCGCACTACCTCCGTCCCCGCGCCCCGCTTGCACGTCAGGACGATCTCGCCATACGCCCCGGCCACCGATTCCACCTTGGCGAACTGGCCGTCGATGCGAACGATGTCCCCGACGACGATCGTTTCGAGTAGGACGCGGGCGGTGGTGTGGGAGGAGTCGGAAGGGGTCATGGGAGGATCATAGCGGGGTGCGTTGCCTGAGTCAGAACTGGCCAGATGCCGCCGCGATCAAGCCGAGTGTCAGGAGGTGAAACGTGTTGTCCACAACGATGACGGACCACGGCGACATTCCAACGGGCGGAAGCGATGCGAATACCGTTTGCCCGCTGACGTTCCGCATCCACCTACCCGCGAGACGGAAACGATCGATAGGCCAGTGAACCGCGAAACACACCAGTAAACCCCACCACGGCATCCACCAGAGGGAGCAGGCGAACACGGCCAGCGTGTACAGGCAGCAGTGAACGGTGCAGGCGAGGTGCCCACGAAGGCTGGTCGCCCGCTGTCCTGAGTAGGCATCCATTGCTGCGTTTCGGTCTAGCAATTTTCGTGAATAAGCGGGCAAATCGAACGGGTCCGCATCGACAGCCCAAGTGGGCTTGCGAGGACAGAGCGGGTTCGTCTTGTTCCCCGCCATCCAGTCATTCTGAAAAATGTAATCACCGAGCATATGCCCAACGATCAACCAGAACCCGACCATGAAATGCCCTCGCGTCAGTGATTCTCACGACCCGAGAGCATCCTACCGCCCCGCGTTGCCTGACTCACAACCCGGCTCAACATCCCGTCGATACAGGTGATCTATCAGCGAATCCGCCGCTTCATCCGCGGATTCTTCGGTGGGCGACAGACCCCACCCTACCACCGTGTCCGCCTGCCTACGGCCAAAAACGGCCCAATAGTACAGGCTCGACGGGTCGCAGTCGTCCATCCGGAAGACACGCTTGGAATACGCAGCCACAGCACACCCCTTCAGGATGCGACCATCCTAACACGAAGCGTTGCCTGACTCCTACTTCCCATCCTTCCGCCCCACTCGCCCGGGCTTCGCCACAGGCTCCGGAGCATCCGCAGGGACAGGTGGAACGACAGCGGGCTGGGTATAGATCGTCTTGGCATCTTCTGATGCGACGGCCTTGGATTGATTGGCCTTGTCGATCAACGTGGCAAGGTGAGCGAACGCGAATAACGCCGGCATCGGGGGCATCGTCGTTTCTCCATCGGGTAAAAGAAAAACCGCCGCCCACGGCTGGGGGACCGTAGACGGCGGCCGGGGGATGGATCTCGACCAAAAGGCCGCGTTAGCTCGCAGAGCCCTTCTCGATCGCGTAATTGATGACGATGGCACCGGTCTCGGCCGTGGACGTCGCCGCGTTGTACACCGTGATCTTGAAGCTACCTGCGGCAACCCCGCTGACGTAGGCGACGGAGTTCCCGGAGTTCGACCCGCTGGCGATGCTCAGGTTGACCGTGTCAGCCGCCCCCATCGTCGAGTTCGTCACGGTGAATTGCGCGTATGCCGCGGCCGCCAGGCTCGTCGCGTTCGTCGTGATCTGGCCCGTGACGGTGTTCAGCGTCACGCCGGTCGTCCGACTGGTCGCCTGGGTAACGGTCCCACCAGATCCGGTCGTGTAGCCAACCCCGGCAGTCGGCGAACTGGATAACAGGGCCCCGGACGAGATCAGGCCGGTTGTAGCGGGGGTACTGACCGGCAAGTCCGAGGTGCCCACGAACGCGCCGGACGCACCTGCCAGAACCACGGACCCCGACCCGAGGGCGGACAGGTTTACTTGAATCTGGGTGGCCAGCGGTGCCTTGACCAGCCACGACTTCGGGGACGTCGACCCAACCGAAATGTTGCCGGTGACGACGTTCCCGGTCGACTGATCGACCACGCCGATCGGCAGATAATTCGTCCCGTCAAGGGATTGGTAAAACGAAAGGGTGGCCCCGGTGAAGGTGCCACTCGCCTGAACGACGGCAGTGGTATCGGTCGCCTGCTTGGTGAACGTCACCGTGTCGGTGGTCGACAGTGTCTGGGCAGCAAACGCGGACATGCGGGGGATCTCCTGCGCGGTGGCGTCGGGTTAGTTGATGGCCGGCGGCTGGGCCGTCCCGTTCTGGAAGCCGAAGTTCTGGTCGATCTTCTGCTCAGCCAGCATGACGACCGAGATGAGGCAGCTCGTCCCCACGAGGGTGGCGACGGCTCGGACGTAGTTGTAAGTGCCGGTCGTGTTCTGGAAGGGCACGATCTGCACGGAATTGGCAGCCGTGATCGCCGTTCCGACCGCGTTGGTGATGTCCGTCCACCCGGTCGACCCATCCGCGGACTGTTGGACCTTGACGGTGACGCTGGTGAAGGTGTTCACCGCGCCGACGGACACGAGCATGTTCCCCACGTTGGGACCGACGCTCGCCATGTTAACGGCGGTGCCGTTGGTGTTCCCGCTGATCGACTGCGGGACGATGGTCTGGGCCTGGTACGCAACCAGACTTAAGTCGTTAAACTGCGTGGACACTGAGGTATCTCCGGAAGGCGTGCGGGTATAAGAGGGGGCGGCGCGGTCGCCCCCGGAGGTGTCATTGCTTAGATCAGGCCTTGGCTACCGATGACGTTGGTCAGCCAGAGAAAAGCTTCGGGGTACTCGAACCCGACGTCTCCGTACATCGTTCCTTTGACGATGTACTGACCGTTCAAAAACGTGAACCCGTCGTGGCCTTGGGTGAACATCAGGGCGCCGTAGGTCGCCATGATGGCGTGGTTCCACATCCCGTAGAAGGCGTCGGAGAGGTTCGTGCCAGACCCCTTGGTCCGCGCCCCGTTGATGTTCGTGGACTGGACTACCCGCCGACCCCGCCACTGCTGGGGGCCGCCGTCCGAGAACCGGCGGAGCAGGTCGACCAGCGGCCCGGCGCCGTCCCCGGCGGTCACAGCGTCGGCCCGGACGCCGAAGGCGGAGGCGAGGGCCGTGGGCCGCATGATCCACGTACCCTTGGTCGCGTCGAGGTTGAACGACCGCTCCTCGATCAGAACGGGGAGCAAGTCGCCATACTGCGGTAGAAGGGTGTTCCCGTTCGCCCCGATCCCCTTGCCGCTCGGGTAAGCGGTCTCGACGTTGATTACGGCCGCCGCATATTCGGCCGATGTCAGACCGGCAGGGATACTCGTCCCCCCGGTCCCGTAAAACGCGAATGCGTCGGCCTTCAGCCCGAGGGTGATGCCTAAATCGTTTTGGGCGATCGTGTCGATGGTCCCCGAGGTGTAGTTGGTCGCTTCCTCCGAGATGTACATCGCCCCGCTAATCTTCTTCGCCGTCAAGGTCATCTGGCCGGTCCCGACCGTCGTGGCCGGGGTGGTCACGCCTTCGCCGAGTGCCGAGGCGACGGTCGGCCGGGTCAGACGGGGGCGCACGTACCGCCCTGACGGGGGAAGAGTCATCGACTGGGCACCCGCAGCAAGGAAGGCCGCTTGCGGGCGGATCAAGGGAATCACTTCCCCTTGGACCGGCGGGGCCACCAACGACCCGCCGAGATTATCAATGAACGCCGATTGGCCGGTCGCTTGGGTCGCGGACTTCCGGATGATGCCGCGGCGGGCCAGCCATTCGGCTTCTTCCGGGTCGTAGCTGCCGCCGGTGCGAACGGCCGCGTCCTGTAAGACGGCCTTGGCGAACTTGCCGTCGTCGGTTTCCGCGACGTGGTCAAACCCGTCCCACCGGAGAGGGAGCCACTTCGCCCCGGCCGGGGCGCCGACCAGCCCTTGCCCGGTGGCGTGGAGGGCCTTGGAGAAACGGTCGATGGTGTCCATCTCGAACTTGGCGGCGGAAACGTCGTTCCGCGCGAGTCCGTTGATGGCGAAGGACGTCATCGAGAACCGCTTGGAGTCCGGGTTATTGGTCCCTGAGTGCCCCTTGGTGAACCGGGCGTTACCCGGACCGGCGCCGGGGGCCGGGCGGTCCTCCATCTCGCGGAGTTTCCTCTCGGCGGACTCCGCCTTTTCTTCAGCTTTCTTGACGCGGCTGATCAGTTCCGCCGCAGTGTACTCGGCCATTGTCTAAGACCTCGGAGTGAGAGTGTGCCTGGTGCGGCGGATGGTTATTTGGTGCGGGATTCGATCTTGCGAGTCTTGCGGTCGACCCGCTTGAGACCGGCGTTAAGTTCGCGGAGTTCGGCCGGAGTGAGTTCCAGACCCTTACTGACGGTCGCGGCCGGCTTGCGAAGGTCCGACACCTTGAACCGGGTCGGAAACCCCTTCCTGAACGCCTTGGACATCACGGCGCCGTCGTCCGTCATGGGCATCGTGTCGTCGGGCTCTCCGGTGTCGTTGTCCGGGGCTCCGAACCCGCCATCGGGCCACACCTTCTGGGCGTCCACCTTGGCTTCTTTCGCCAACTCCTCGATCTGGTCTGCGACACCAGAGAGAAGTTCCAACCCTTCCTTGTCTTCCAGGTCCGGGCCGGCGACCGCGTCCTTGATCTGCTTGGCCGTGTCCATCAGTTGTTGGATCAGAGACATGACGGCCATGCCGGTCTTCTTCAGGCCCGGAGCGGCCTCTGCGTCCGGTTCCGTACTCGTCTCGTCGGGTTCGCCGGTATCCGCCGTGACATCGTCCGGGGTGTCTTCCGGGTCGGGCGCCGGATCGTTGTAATCGGCCATTGCTTTCCTCACGGGAACAGGGGTTTTGAGG is a window encoding:
- a CDS encoding phage major capsid protein yields the protein MAEYTAAELISRVKKAEEKAESAERKLREMEDRPAPGAGPGNARFTKGHSGTNNPDSKRFSMTSFAINGLARNDVSAAKFEMDTIDRFSKALHATGQGLVGAPAGAKWLPLRWDGFDHVAETDDGKFAKAVLQDAAVRTGGSYDPEEAEWLARRGIIRKSATQATGQSAFIDNLGGSLVAPPVQGEVIPLIRPQAAFLAAGAQSMTLPPSGRYVRPRLTRPTVASALGEGVTTPATTVGTGQMTLTAKKISGAMYISEEATNYTSGTIDTIAQNDLGITLGLKADAFAFYGTGGTSIPAGLTSAEYAAAVINVETAYPSGKGIGANGNTLLPQYGDLLPVLIEERSFNLDATKGTWIMRPTALASAFGVRADAVTAGDGAGPLVDLLRRFSDGGPQQWRGRRVVQSTNINGARTKGSGTNLSDAFYGMWNHAIMATYGALMFTQGHDGFTFLNGQYIVKGTMYGDVGFEYPEAFLWLTNVIGSQGLI